One part of the Bdellovibrio bacteriovorus genome encodes these proteins:
- a CDS encoding alkane 1-monooxygenase: protein MKAFLFYSRYSLAYLFALLALLGAALGGAWTFLGVIGLFVIHPIWDHVLRTRHVPQARPKSRLPDALLIFALPFMSVFLFTGVIHSLDATALELTGLVLSFGAITGVLAINTAHELVHRREKPLRGLGVGLLLLANFAHYAIEHVYGHHKNVATPEDPATARKNEWIYTYHFRSFLGGLIDAFKFENKRLKSKPVWQRFRHRIVWYLLLQLVLCLAVHGLYGNSALLFWLGQGFVGVTLLQTADYIEHYGLMRTKKEDGFYEGAKAQHSWDSYQVITNYSLINLGYHSHHHLKATLPFTELQEQPGAMKLPHGYSTMALLAFVPPLYFKKMNPLLSLHQK from the coding sequence ATGAAGGCTTTTTTATTTTATTCCCGCTACAGTCTTGCTTATCTCTTTGCCCTGCTGGCTTTGCTCGGAGCCGCCCTGGGTGGTGCATGGACCTTTTTGGGAGTCATTGGGCTTTTTGTGATCCACCCGATCTGGGATCACGTTCTGCGCACAAGACATGTGCCCCAAGCCCGCCCCAAAAGTCGCCTGCCCGATGCCCTGTTGATTTTCGCTCTTCCATTTATGTCGGTGTTCTTATTTACCGGAGTCATCCATTCACTGGATGCCACGGCTTTGGAACTGACAGGCCTTGTTCTTTCCTTCGGCGCCATCACCGGAGTGCTGGCCATCAATACGGCTCACGAGTTAGTGCATCGTCGTGAAAAACCCCTGCGCGGCTTGGGTGTTGGACTGTTGTTGCTGGCGAACTTTGCTCACTACGCCATTGAGCATGTTTACGGGCATCACAAAAACGTGGCAACACCGGAAGACCCCGCCACCGCCCGCAAGAATGAATGGATCTACACATATCACTTCCGCTCGTTCCTTGGCGGCCTGATAGATGCTTTCAAGTTTGAAAATAAACGCTTGAAAAGCAAGCCCGTCTGGCAGCGGTTTCGCCATCGCATTGTGTGGTATCTTCTTTTGCAGTTGGTGTTGTGTCTAGCGGTGCATGGGCTTTACGGAAACTCAGCCCTTCTGTTCTGGCTGGGTCAGGGGTTCGTGGGTGTGACTTTGCTTCAGACTGCGGACTATATTGAGCACTATGGATTGATGCGCACTAAAAAAGAAGACGGATTCTATGAAGGCGCCAAGGCCCAACATTCCTGGGACAGTTATCAGGTCATCACCAACTACAGTCTGATCAATCTGGGATACCATTCCCATCATCACCTGAAAGCCACTTTGCCGTTCACTGAATTACAGGAACAGCCCGGTGCCATGAAACTTCCCCACGGCTATTCAACCATGGCCCTTTTGGCTTTTGTGCCGCCTTTGTACTTTAAGAAAATGAATCCGCTGCTTTCTCTACATCAGAAATAA
- a CDS encoding Sec-independent protein translocase subunit TatA/TatB: MGEFSLTHILLLAVIFLIFFGPSRLPQLGQSMGKAIRGFKQGLNEIDVDAKDIHDNQQVSHQNKQSMGQTQKQGENQNS, encoded by the coding sequence ATGGGTGAGTTTAGCCTTACGCACATTCTGCTTCTTGCAGTTATCTTTTTGATCTTCTTCGGTCCAAGCCGTCTGCCACAATTGGGTCAGTCCATGGGTAAAGCCATCCGTGGTTTCAAACAAGGCCTGAATGAAATCGACGTTGATGCCAAAGACATTCACGACAACCAACAAGTTTCCCATCAGAACAAACAGTCTATGGGTCAAACTCAGAAACAAGGCGAAAACCAAAACTCCTAA
- a CDS encoding glycerophosphodiester phosphodiesterase yields MMAVVLVLAVAGFLLYRHKTWKAQSWPAEGVRPPAWQAHRGFWKAGAQENSYSSFVKAREMGFQMFELDVRLSKDEVPVVFHDGDLKRIAQKDLRVTDVAAADLKAWAGACTLEEVLASQDIPATINIEIKSNAVFDSRLEKRVAQLVRKYHREKEVMFSSFNPASIWRLGRLLPQVPRALLATGEDDPENKIYLKKLWLAPYIGANALNLDYRFVTPNEVRAYKERGIPVALWTVNDLDRGKAYLQAGAISIISDVEKAADSFS; encoded by the coding sequence ATGATGGCCGTGGTGCTGGTCCTGGCCGTGGCAGGATTCTTGTTATATCGCCATAAAACCTGGAAGGCGCAAAGCTGGCCAGCCGAAGGGGTGAGGCCCCCTGCCTGGCAGGCGCATCGCGGATTCTGGAAAGCCGGTGCCCAGGAAAATTCCTATTCGTCCTTTGTGAAGGCCCGTGAGATGGGTTTTCAGATGTTTGAGCTGGATGTGCGGCTGTCAAAAGATGAAGTGCCAGTGGTGTTTCATGACGGCGATTTAAAACGAATTGCGCAAAAAGATCTGCGCGTGACGGATGTGGCCGCCGCAGATCTGAAGGCCTGGGCCGGAGCCTGCACGCTGGAAGAAGTGCTGGCGTCCCAAGACATCCCTGCCACGATAAATATAGAAATCAAAAGCAATGCGGTATTCGATTCCCGTCTGGAAAAACGGGTGGCTCAGCTTGTGCGAAAATATCACCGCGAAAAAGAGGTGATGTTTTCAAGTTTCAACCCGGCTTCGATCTGGCGACTGGGGCGTCTGTTGCCACAAGTGCCGCGGGCACTGCTGGCGACCGGGGAAGACGATCCGGAAAATAAAATCTATCTGAAAAAACTCTGGCTGGCTCCGTACATTGGAGCCAACGCTTTGAATCTCGATTATCGCTTTGTGACTCCAAACGAAGTGCGCGCCTACAAAGAACGCGGGATTCCGGTGGCTTTGTGGACAGTGAATGATCTGGATCGTGGGAAAGCTTACCTTCAGGCCGGGGCCATCAGTATTATTTCTGATGTAGAGAAAGCAGCGGATTCATTTTCTTAA
- the greA gene encoding transcription elongation factor GreA: MAIATPDKLPMTIRGKALLDAELKKLLLEERPSVILAIEEARAQGDISENAEYEAAKERQAMIEGRIAEIQGKLAGADVIDTAQIKADRIVFGAVVKIVDTESEEEFQYQIVGVDEADVKKGMISILSPLARALIGKKDSDTVTVQSPKGDKEFEIISFEYK; encoded by the coding sequence ATGGCTATTGCTACACCTGATAAACTTCCTATGACCATCCGCGGAAAAGCGCTGCTGGATGCAGAGTTGAAAAAGCTTCTGTTGGAAGAAAGACCGTCCGTGATTCTGGCGATCGAAGAAGCTCGCGCTCAAGGCGATATCTCTGAGAACGCTGAGTATGAAGCAGCTAAAGAGCGCCAGGCCATGATTGAAGGTCGTATTGCTGAAATTCAGGGCAAACTGGCGGGTGCAGATGTTATCGACACTGCGCAAATCAAAGCAGACCGTATCGTATTCGGTGCGGTTGTTAAGATCGTAGACACTGAGTCCGAAGAAGAATTCCAATACCAAATCGTGGGTGTGGATGAAGCGGACGTGAAAAAAGGCATGATCTCCATCCTGTCTCCTTTGGCGCGCGCGTTGATCGGTAAAAAAGACAGCGACACCGTGACCGTACAAAGCCCTAAAGGCGACAAAGAGTTCGAAATCATCTCCTTCGAGTATAAGTAA